ACGATGCAATGATAAaagcaaaaaagaaaaatatcaatatttctaaaaataaagtaaTGCAAGAGAAGAAACCAAAGTTAAAAAAGCATATGAAAGCTAAGTTGCCTTcgaaaagtaataaaataagcAGTATATTAAAGAAAGATGATAAATTTAAAACGCTGGTAGAGAAGGCTATACCTAAAAAGAAAATGGATTCCAAGGAAATAGAAAAATCATTAAACGAGAACAAAAAGATTACAAGTAAAGAAGAATTAAACGTAGAATCTGAAACGAATTATGTAAAAAGCGAGGTAGAGGAAGATAAAGATAATGATAAAAATAGTAAAGAAGAATCGTTACAGTCAAAATTACAGGATATTAAAAAGTCTGTTAAGAATAGTTCAAAAATTGgtaaaagaataataaaaaagaagGCTGTAAAAGTACAAATGGAGAGCACCAATCAAATAATTTCCTCCTCCGAAGAAACGGCTGCCGTTGAATCTGGTAAACAAATGAAGGTTTGCGAAATTAGTCCGAACGATAGCGTTTCGTCTAAACAAGAAGAAGTTGATAGCGAAAATACAGTCGACGCAAACGTGAAAGACGAAACAGTTAACGGCGACAACTCGGACGACGATGCTTTATCATCAAATTCCGAAAATGACAGCGACGACGACgtaaagaaaaataaacaaaaggaAATTAAGAAGAAGGAAAGAGCCAGTTCGCCGTCCGATGAACGCCTTCGACGAATGAGATTGTTTGGTTTTTGGAGCGGACCGAAACGACATAGAGTGGCTTCGTTGAACGCGTTGGCCAAAGTTCATTGCCTGTACGAAAACGAAACCGGTGGCGTGTACCTTGGCGGATTTTGCAAACCAAAACCTGAAAAGGAGAAACAAAAGAAAGCTAAAGAGGAGAAAGAGGAGCACGTTCGGAAAGAAAAGGAGAAAAAGATGGAGAATAAAGGGGAGGAAAATATCCCGAAAAGGAAACTTAGAAATGTGCCGGGACTGCGTGGAAAGCATTGGGACATGTTGGAAAGCTCTTCGTCTTCGTCTTCTTCGGACGATGACTTTGAACGCGAGAAAAGTATGGAATACAACAAGAAAAAGATTATCAAACGAAGGAAGAAGAACGAAGAAGTAATGGATTTAAAGGATATGGTGGTTTGCAAAAGAATGGCGAGCCTTAATGCTACTGCGATTCTTGCCGCTTCTTACTCGGACGAAAAGAATCGTTGCGGTAGCAGCTCCGATTCTTCCAGCGAGTCAGAAGTGGAGATTATTAGGAAACGAAAACCAAATGATTCCGATATCGAGAAACGGAAATCGAGACAGAGCTCTGAACAGGACGAGGTTCTAAAACCATCgaataaacttgttatcgtcaATCAGGATACAGACGTTACTATTACTGGTACTGCAAACAGTTGTATTAGTTACAGACTCTCACCTTTCTCTACGTTTAGAATTTACTAAAATAGGAATTTTGTTTTAAGGCGTTTATGTTAATCAAACTCGATCCACTCATCATGAGGGGTTCTGTAGCATTGCTGGTATGCAGTATAGAATAAGTTCAACCAGTCATACTCAGACTGCAGCTACTGCAGTTGCTACTGAGCTTCATGAACAGGTGGGTAATTTTTatgattcgaataaaatttcctttacagaattaacatttaacaaaaatttatcgataaatgtatatatatatatatatatatatatatacacacacacacacatatatatacatatatatatatatatatatatatatttatataatagcAAAAGTTGGAGCAACCTTGTAAATCATACACACCATTaggagcattatcctctatgcaACCACCAGGTAGTCAAGGTAATCATCCAAGCATGTCGCCTCGAAGACATTCTGCATTTTCGGCACCGCATCAACATGGTAAGTTGAGTACAATGCGTaacataaaagaaaaatataataagtttTTTTGAGTTGTCAAAACGATAGACAGAGAAAAAATAGCATTTGATATCGAGTATGTGtcttaatttcttttctttattagGGTATTATCAGCCGGCTGGACCACTGATACAGCACCCACCAACTTTACCACCCATTAAAGGACCTCCGCCAGAACCAACTCCGACGCCCCCTCAAAATTCCGAAGGCTCGGATGATTTAGTTGCAACTTCAACAACTTCTGGGGGGACTAGCAGTACAGGTACGAATAAATTACTAATTTACATCTTATTTGTCACTTTCGATACGGCGACAAATATTATCTTGCATTATACAGATTATTGGTTTTTTATGCAAGttgtatttaattaatattgtttTCCAAACAAGAGATGCAAGCCGGCTTATCACATCACGCTTCATTCTTACTCGTATTTACTAAAAAAAACtgaatataataaacgaattctgCTTACGAGTTCGCGTTTGGAACGAGGAAATTTAAAAGGATTGCGTGATGTTTATCATTTCGTTGCTAAAAAGTCAAAATTCGCGCTGAATAGCGTTATTTGATGATACAGTAGTGGTATATATGTGTTGCACGTAAGCAAAGATATGCATGTTATCGTACGGTTAGGACGGTATTAGATAATTCGTAGTACGCAACAGGAATACACATATCTACGATGACGCATAGTTCGTTACCTCAGAGGAATCATCGCAAGAAAAAGAACTGACAATTACTAATCGTTTTTCAAATATCAGTGTTCGTTGATTCACTAAAGGATACAAGAATCCTTTGCATCGGACCATCGTCGGTACTTTGTTTCGAACTATCGTCGTGTAATGGTTAGTGCTTTACCTATGCAAAACATACATTGCGGTCAAGTTTGCGTCATCTGGATCTTGTAAAATCCTCAAATGAAACGTTCTAGTTGATAAAATTGGAATAGGACTTTGATACGTCCAATCTACTACGTATCAACGATTCCGTTTTGATAAAGAGAGCATATACACTTAGGAGGATCTTTTACCAATACCATGTGAACAGTTTAAGTTAGTATTCTCTTTAACAATATGTCTAAGTGTTACAAGAAATGTTAATTTTGTAGGAGACTATGCTGTATGTAGTATCTCATAGTTGAAATCTTTAAAGTTTGAaattgtttgggttaggtctgagttcacTTACCATTATGGCTTCATTATGAATTCGATGATTTGTTTCAGGAGGCGGATTCTATAGGGCATATTGTCCTCAATATTACGGTACACCGCCGCAATATTCAGACCTGTGCTATCCACCAGCATATTCTCATCCACATGCTCATCCACCCCCTTACTATAAATATGCACCAACATACAGAAGGTAAAAATAAGAGTGGTATTGTGGTTTGCATAATGAGAAACGAGTGTAACTAGTACTACTATTTATTTTTGTTCGTAAAATATCAtggaattatatatatatatatatatataatttccaGGCAATATTATGGATATCAGGAATCTAGCGGAGGTGGCGGTCCTGGTGGTGGTGCCACTGCAGGAGGACCAGCAGTCGTCGATTATCAACCACCCCCGCCACCACCCGGTGAATATCCGCTGCCCCCTTATTACGGTGGatatcctcctcctcctcctccaccaccACCTCCACCTAATCCAGCATATTTGCATTCTCAAGGAAGACCTTTTGTAGATCGTAAGTACAAGAATTAGTATAGTCCGggtcacgatatagcgaggtcgtaaatgaAACTGTTGAGAGTTGGGACCGACTActgctgcggcacttagggccgtacatgacatcttgcttgaggctggctttctgtgtccgtaactgcactaccttttttcattCTCTACctgcatatattataagcaggtaaattaagatatgaGACTGGATAAAACGTATTTCTGCCAATTGacttgtttcgggagctgaaacgtgtaaactttgacacctacTCGAGCTTACGACCTCGTTgtatcgtggcccggactatacctaTTATTCGAATCGTTATCTTTTCACGGTTAGTTGTCCAACCGTTAATGTCAAAGTATACTGAAATTATTAGGAGTATGAATTACTTTTGATGTAAGGCAAGCCTATGGATAAACGTTGAATAATTTCTGTTAGATGCAGCCTTCCAGGGTTGCCCATGCCCGATGCAATCTTGTCCAAAAAACGTGGATACTGGGCCCCTTATTGGTAATGGTAAGGGAGCGCCAGTGGTATCGGGGCCCGGTCTGTCATTGCCGCCCAGTGCTTTGGTAGGTCCGCCCTCGCCGGCGAGGGGGCTAGCCGGGCTAGCGCCACCTCACGGTGCCAATGCCTGGGATACGGATCGCGTCCAACTTAACACTCATCGCAACCTGAATCAGAACCAAACCTCTGTCCCTCCGTCTCATAATCTAGTCGGTGGGCATAACCGCCCTCAAAATTCGGATTGCAAGGATAAGGTTTGCattaaattttttactttttacaattttacaatcAGAATAGAGGTATTCCTCTAATAACACGACAGTTAAGTTCCTAAACAGTGCCATGTACAAATAGATACATCGATAGACGAAGATATTCTAGAACAATAAAAATTCCCATCGCTAGATGCAACAATCGCGAGTCGATATTAAAGCATTGTACGCGTCGGCCTCGGTTACAAGTAAATTAACAAAGCGATTTTTCTAGGATGAAAAAGAATCTGCGGAAGATAAGTTAGAAAAGTGTGGGTGTCAGAAACGTGCATGCACGTCGACCTGTGAAGTTAAAATGGAAACTCTTTCGCCCAGCGAAAAGATAACCGTGCCAACGTGCCCAGGCAACAAGTTTCACAGTTTCAAGCTGGAAAATAATAATGTGAAGTGCGagtcttgcagtgtggaaatgGGGGATAACTTGTCCTGTGTTGCAAATTGTAATGTTAAGTGTGAATCGGATTACAAGTGCGACATAATGAAATGCGAACAGTGTATGAAAGAGGGTCAAATGGCCATTCTGGAGATCGACAAGGATTCTGGTATTTTACTTGACGATAAATTAGACACGGACCCCGATGTTAAAGAGGAGTTGAACGATGTTGTTGTGATCGAGAATGAAAATTGGAAGAAGCCAGATTACGAGCCAACGGTACCGGAAACTATCGAAGAAACCGTAGAGAAAGATAGCGCAGAAAGATCCGACACAGAAGATGGACAACCAAAATGTCAAAAAGTGTCGAAAAGAAAACTATCCTTGGATAGCTTGTCTGACAgtagaaagaaaaggaaagtgAGTAAAAGGACACTTTCCGTTGGCTCGTCGCAAGATTTTAATAACAGCGAGTGTTCGGGAAAAATTACTGTACCAATTTTGTCTCTTATAAAAAAGATGGATGGTAACGGCGACGTGTGTATTTCCAAGAAGAAGCAACCCAGGAAAGATAGTCAGAATCAAAAACGCAAAGTGGAAAATTCAAGTTGTTGCGAGAACGTAATAAAAAAACCGAAGATTTGTAAGCAGAGTACAAGTAACAATATTTCAAGCTGTTTCAAGCATGCTGCCAGTGATAATTCCATTATGGAAACTATTAATAACGTTATACAGCAAAGTTTGCAAATGACGCAGAAAAAAGATCGCAAGAATAAGAACGGAGAGAAGCCGGAGAAATCGAAGAAGGAGGCGAATACGTTGTCTACGGTGAAAAAGGTAACTAAAAAGGTTGATTTAATGAAAGAATTAACGTCGGAGAAATTGTCGAAAATAAGTAGCAAGTGCGGCCTGTCTAAAAGTAAAGCGGACACGCGGACAAAATTAAGGGCACACGATAAAAATAAACCGAAAGGAAAGGGTAAATCCAAAGTGCACGAAACGAAGGTAAAAGATAACGGTAAAAAGCACGATAGTACAACAAAAGTGAAATCGAAGGATGTTTGCGAGATCGGTAAGAAGGCAGCTTTAATTAAGAAGAAGAGAAAAAGTACGAAAAAAGTGTACGTTAAGAAATCCGCTTCGAAAGTCGAAGAGTGTACAGTAGGAAGTGAGAATTTAATACTGACtagaaaaacatttttaaaaccCAAGTGGAGTAACGGATGGAGCTGGGAGGGTTATCCGTTTGAAGCCAAAGTTTATTTAACGGTAAAAGTGTGACTATTAAATTTTCTCTTGTTACAAGTATGCTACGGAATGGTTTAAATTATTCGTCGTCGTGTGTCTTTTACAGAACGAGGAGTCGGCTATACGTCGATGTTACGCGAGCATGAAGCACGAAAGTGGCGACGTTCTAAGACCTCGCGACTGCGTTTTACTAAAGAGTGGTCTACGAAAAGCTGATTTGCCATTCGTAGCAAAAATTGCCGCATTATGGGAAAATCCAGACGATGGTACGTTTCCACGTACAATACTGCAAATAACGACACGTACCATTCTTccatgagaagaaggcacagcgtgtgtaCATCCTCACTCCTGCTGCAGTCCGTTGACTCGCAGacattggtcgaaaacggtgacgaagatcggtgacagccaatcagcggactgcggcAAGAGTGGGGATTTAAACACGCtgttgtgccttcttctcgtggaaggacgatataCGTATGTACCGTGTATATCAGACGCGAATAATATAGCATAAACTTTTCTTCCATAGGCGAGATGATGTTTTCCCTATTGTGGTACTATAGACCAGAACATACCGAGCAAGGTAGAACTCAATATGATACCGAAGACGAAGTGTTTGCTTCACGGCACCGAGATGCGAACAGTGTTGCTTGTATAGAAGATAAATGTTATATTTTAACATTCAATGAATACTGTCGGTGAgttgatgtttttttttttttttttcttttatcatcCAGGGAATAAATAGAAATTTTGGAGATCTGAAAATGCGTTTCCCGgtatgtttttaaaaattaataagtcCTGTTACAACGTATCATTAAACGATTAGTATTATGAGAAAGTCTGGCGTTCCTTTTAAGCAGACAACGTGTTCAAAGTATCTTTTTATCGTTCAACTTGTTATATATTTTTAAGTATCGAATGTTTGAAGAAACAAATTTGCACGATCTATCGTTATTAtgaaagtaacttgaataaaatGACTGTAAAGGGGCCAAAATGTCCATAATCGACTTTTGTCTCCTTGAAATATGCTGTTACACGCCGGACTGTAGTCGATACTGTTATTATTAGTATCGAATCTGAAGTTGTTATTTTACAAATGAGTTTCAGTTAGGGAAACTTGAAATATTTCGCGAATAAACATTTTAAAAGACGGATAGGAGATAGGGGTAAAATGATTATTTCGTTAGGACAGCCGTTCTTATGCTTTCgtcgtataaaataataataaatgtggAACATTCGTAGCAAAAGGACCGTTCATCGATCGTGGTGAGTTGTACGTAATTCGgtccgtctaattcagtatattattcatatgcatttcattgtcggataatgaaatgcatattaataatgtactgaattagacgattcgaatgacgtataactcagCCCGATCGATGAGCGGTCCGTTTGCTAGAAATATACCAATAAATGTTAATATTGTGCGAGTTTTACTAACATTCTTTATAGATAAGGATACTTATTTGTCGGAAACGTCGATAAACTAaaaattcgtaaaaaaaaaagatgttaGATCTGAGATAACTAAATGTCGTAATATATGTGAATGTTGATACAATTTGCAGGTATCGTAAAAATTTACGGAGAATCGAGGAGGGATTAGAGAGTCCCGGTTTAATAGTTCCACCGGGAGATCAAATATATCCACGAGAAAATCGGCAGCCTCCGATACCAGTGCCCTCGGACATGGTCCTGTTTTGTCGACGCGTTTACGATTATCGTGGTAAAAAACTTGTTAAGAATCCTGGATGACTCGATTTTTTATAAAACGCTTTGAACAGGAACCAATGGAATGCACAAAGTTTGCAGTAAAAATTGAAACTGGACGTAGGTCTCCCTTCAAGCGTAATTGCATCGATTGATTTACATTTTAAAAGACGAcggatttcgattaattttcgATGAATTTTAAAGCTTTGGGGCACACGCGTAGATATATGGATTTTTTATAGACTTTGGTATACTTTTGTTAATGGTAAACGATTGCATCGGGAATacacacatttttttatttccacGTTGACTATTATACATCGCGTATTAGATTTTTTCGAATGATCGATTCTACCGCGTGCGGATGTCCTATGTTTTAAGAGGGCAAGAAAAACACTAGATTCGTGGGTAATAGTAATGCAGAAATATGAATTTCAACTTTCCTAAAAGAGAAAGGAACGATAACGAacgaacacacacacacacacacacacacacacacacacacacactgttTTAAACTTATAAGATAGGTAATGCTTTTTAACCCGTTTTCTACGTTTCCAATTTGCGATACGATAGAAATTTTAACGAACGGTTCGATCAATTTCGATGATTAGTATTTCGAAGCATGTATCTCCGAGTCGATGCAATGAAAATAGTATGAAAATATGCCGCTCGATAGCACCGTGGCACCGGGGGGTTTTCAAATAAGTTATCGAGAAACGGTGGTTTTTCGCAAGCTCCTCGATAAAAAGGGGACTCTGTATTCATCTATCGAACGAGAAACGACACGATCGCCGTTTCATCAATACGGGTTATTTTATCGCGAGCGCAACACGTTTTTAGGGAGATAATAGAATTTGACAATTTTATAGAGAGAATCATATTTTTTGTGAGATAGTATTTATAACACTTAAATGAGTATTTTTCACATTGGAGATACGAATACGTACATGGTATGTATCTCGGCGCCCTCCTTGGAGGAGACCTTCGAACAGTTTCAAGGTAGAAATCAAACGCCTGGGGTACTTGACCATTTAGCaaaaaaatagtaaatgtaTGCGATGTGTTCTACGGGACAAGACAAGAAGCGGAAGCTAAGCGAATTCGGTTCTAATATGAAGGAACACTTCCATTGTCTTGCGATGGTTCACAAAACCCATACACATGCGTTATTTTAATATGCGTAACATAACGtaagtttcatttttaaaacgaGAACCGTCGATAGCGGAGCATCGCGAAATGGAATTGATTGGATTTGGAAATTTTACTGGAGACGGTAAGCTTCGCGTACTCGAAACACAGTTACACAAGACTTTATCGgagattgaaaaaaaaaaaaaaaagaaagaaaattctAATTCGGATTTTATCCAAACTGCCATATCACGGAATATATTTAATCGTTTCTTTCGTtgtaaatttataaatgttaagTTAATCTTCATACGCTTCTGAACAAAGTCAGACCTTTACCGAGTACGTTGAATcgttgagaaaaaaaaaaatcatacgaTTAATAGATCTATTTATAACGATAATTTATATTCGTTCGCTGCGTAGTACGGAATTGTCTGTTTTCTTCTACGTTTTTAAAATGAAAGAGAAAGCAAAAAATAACAATgaaattatagtttttcttaTTGCGACGTGGAAAtcgcaaacaaaaaaaaaaaaaaaatgttatttttagaaatatttacGTTCTGACCCGTCACAATTTGTACATCTCTTGTAACGAACATTTATTGCTTTATTTAACTTGAAAATCACGTTCCCTAATTATTAGGGATGAAAAGAAACGTGGTTGTATGATAATCCCTTATATCTTCATTATTTGGAGTCACATGTTATTCATTAGCGTATAGTTAATGTATCGCATCGTAGtatgccaaaaaaaaaaaaaaaaaaacgtattcGTGAATTACGAGAAACCCTTACGTTAGCCAATAACTATAATTATATTACACGAGAGTTTATAATAATGAGTAGAAATCTTAGGATGTAATTATTTTTACTGAAATTCCAAATAAGCATAACGTCGACGTATATTTTTGATTATTTGTTGAGTGGCGGGTGTTTTGttagaaattatattatttaaaattaatatattgatgatacgattattatttaatatctaATATATTGGATATAGATACTAAGTTATTTCCGATAGAACGAAAATATTATATGTAGTATAGATAGGGGAAGGGGAGAGCGCCCGTGATTGTTCCTGTCTGTGTATGCGTGTGTGCGATGCGAAAATAATCTAGTGGCAAACACATTGAGAAAAACAGAGAAACAATTGAAAATACAAAATGACAAGGGAATacgtttaaagaaaaaaaaaacctgtaataccaaaacattttattttcttttttttttcttattttttaaaatgcttTCTTGGCgatttaatatatattatatttattaatttatctaTAACGAACAACGGACACGCCGTGTGAGAATCGTGTTAGTATTATACGTGGaagtatcgtccttccacgagaagaaggcacaacaGCGTGTTTAAATCCCCACTCTTgccgcagtccgctgattggctatcaccgatcttcgtcaccgttttcgaccaatacctaGGAGTCggcggactgcaacaggagtggggatgtaaacacgctgcgccttcttctcgtggcagGACGATATCGTCGTGCGCCGTGTGTCGAAACAAGAGAGGAAAAAGAAAAGAGATAAACAAGATAACGCATGCCCGTGTTTTCGTTATCGCGTGTTATCGGTGACGAGAACGAGCCTAAATAAAGTCGATCGCAGGAACGAGAATGAAAAAAACGCGGCGTATGTAGATacggcacacacacacacacacacacaccattcTTGCGATCTTTTACGAATAgttttgtattaatttttatcGCGTCGCGTGCCGATGCATTTTATCAAGGTAAACGAAATTATTCACGAGGCGAGCCACGAGACGCGTAGATAATCGAGTGTGATTTGCGTGTAATTGTAAGGAAAACCGAGGGCGAATGGCTTTTCTCCGTAACGCAAAAAAGAGATAAAAATTTCCGAAATACACTTTAACGATGGTAAATATGGGAACATTGCACAAAGAGAGATAGAaaacgaagaagaagaaaaaaatacacacacacacacacaaacacacacacattgCATATCCTCTGTTCATTCTATGTAACCGATCGAACTTTCATCGAGCGTATTCAAAAATTTAACGGTTTAAGGCTGTAGGCGTTACGATTCGTGCGTGCGTGGCTCGCGGAGCTGTCGCATTcgcttcaataaaaaaaaagaaaacaaacaaaaagaaaaaaaaaaagaatagaacTTCCAGTTCGCGAACGATTAACCCGATGGACTTTCATTGCGCGAGGCTAGTTGAATTTTAACGACGACGCTTCGCGCAGATTTCTGCGCGACCGAGAACAGAGATGCTCGACCGTCTGGTGATGATGAGAATTGCCTTCGTTATCTTAAGCTTTTTGTGAGATTTGTATTCCGTAAACGTGTATGCCTTTTATGTTTTTCAGTATTGTAAAGCTCGTGTTTCGTTTCAGAATGAGTCTCGGCTGAGGACCATTGAACAGAGCCCATTCACACGATAcagatttttcttttttcttttttcttttttctttttttttctgatAATTTCGTTTTCACGCCTGTACATACAGCGAAGACCAAATTCAATCAATGTTCTTTATTTAACGGATTGATTCCCCTTTGTATACGTTTTAAAAGTAAGGAAATTTAAAGATGGATTAATATAGGACTAACTTGTTTCAAAAAGCTAAAGTATGGTGAGAAAGAAATCCAACTGTTCGGAAAACTTATTTAAATGAATTATCGTGAGATTTATACAATTATAGACTATATTGTGAGCctcataatatttaataaaaatcccTTACAGAAGTTAGGTTAACTggtgattttattaaaatttcagaaGTTTCTGTATAGttgaaatacattttttttagtaaactgaatatatttcagaatTTAAATACAATTCTTTCATGTTCGATGCTTGCGTTTCTTGTTGCATTTAAAGAAATATGTCTACTTTAGTTTGCAGCGAATGCTTCTAAAGAGAATACAATGTTATTATCAAACGCAAGTTATTTTTACCCCTCTAGTAAAAGTAAATAGAGGTTAAATGGTAGTTGTAGTATTAAATACCATTGTTCTTAAACTAGTTCTCATAACTAGTGTAATGTCCTGTAACTGTTTTTTAGTATTATGCATAGATTTTGTATGGGGTTTAGATCTGGAACAGTCCAGAACCTGAAATGAACGCGCGAGAAAAGTGCAGATAGTTATGAACACTGTTTTAGCAATTACTGAATCCAGCTATTATTGAAAAACCGTATCGTGCGAACGGGCTAACAAATGTAACAGAAGCATGACACTTCCCGATTGAGTAGCATCCAGGAATTCTTATCGTTTTTAAATGTATCGTATTTCTATTCGTTTTATCGTACTCTTGGGTAAAATGTCGTCGACAATTAATTTTGATGCCGATCAGTATCGatcgttttcttttttcttttttttttcttttttcctttaTATGTCATACAATGTTTTGCAGTATTTCCATTTATACTTGTTGTATTTATCGATTCGCTTCgacacatatacatatattcgtGGCATACGCGGAAGATAGATATCGgtgaaac
The window above is part of the Colletes latitarsis isolate SP2378_abdomen chromosome 2, iyColLati1, whole genome shotgun sequence genome. Proteins encoded here:
- the LOC143351855 gene encoding uncharacterized protein LOC143351855, coding for MKPQKKAMVARKATKMPTIAKKRRPFLEKAITDARKEKKPKKLEMLEDVKRKMETEKKKSEKGEERKKIEDKKKVEDKRKEKFEKLDEKKKCVKDHERKWEKAEEKKLDKAEEKVTDECTYDITEKKKVQKIEDKIKSEKQFIENKKKVEKMEDKKKCGKLDDESVDDQMHLSNITVENDLHEEKLDILCSADKKKCKDEKKKDIKLIKPDVKESIKISVIKDKKSERKKLVEKGTINSKSSLTRNTKNTKTTSMQKKGICRKTVLAKKSHLSIVKKLVDKNIKQNKLIKDEDTPTSDEDDAMIKAKKKNINISKNKVMQEKKPKLKKHMKAKLPSKSNKISSILKKDDKFKTLVEKAIPKKKMDSKEIEKSLNENKKITSKEELNVESETNYVKSEVEEDKDNDKNSKEESLQSKLQDIKKSVKNSSKIGKRIIKKKAVKVQMESTNQIISSSEETAAVESGKQMKVCEISPNDSVSSKQEEVDSENTVDANVKDETVNGDNSDDDALSSNSENDSDDDVKKNKQKEIKKKERASSPSDERLRRMRLFGFWSGPKRHRVASLNALAKVHCLYENETGGVYLGGFCKPKPEKEKQKKAKEEKEEHVRKEKEKKMENKGEENIPKRKLRNVPGLRGKHWDMLESSSSSSSSDDDFEREKSMEYNKKKIIKRRKKNEEVMDLKDMVVCKRMASLNATAILAASYSDEKNRCGSSSDSSSESEVEIIRKRKPNDSDIEKRKSRQSSEQDEVLKPSNKLVIVNQDTDVTITGVYVNQTRSTHHEGFCSIAGMQYRISSTSHTQTAATAVATELHEQQKLEQPCKSYTPLGALSSMQPPGSQGNHPSMSPRRHSAFSAPHQHGYYQPAGPLIQHPPTLPPIKGPPPEPTPTPPQNSEGSDDLVATSTTSGGTSSTGGGFYRAYCPQYYGTPPQYSDLCYPPAYSHPHAHPPPYYKYAPTYRRQYYGYQESSGGGGPGGGATAGGPAVVDYQPPPPPPGEYPLPPYYGGYPPPPPPPPPPPNPAYLHSQGRPFVDHAAFQGCPCPMQSCPKNVDTGPLIGNGKGAPVVSGPGLSLPPSALVGPPSPARGLAGLAPPHGANAWDTDRVQLNTHRNLNQNQTSVPPSHNLVGGHNRPQNSDCKDKDEKESAEDKLEKCGCQKRACTSTCEVKMETLSPSEKITVPTCPGNKFHSFKLENNNVKCESCSVEMGDNLSCVANCNVKCESDYKCDIMKCEQCMKEGQMAILEIDKDSGILLDDKLDTDPDVKEELNDVVVIENENWKKPDYEPTVPETIEETVEKDSAERSDTEDGQPKCQKVSKRKLSLDSLSDSRKKRKVSKRTLSVGSSQDFNNSECSGKITVPILSLIKKMDGNGDVCISKKKQPRKDSQNQKRKVENSSCCENVIKKPKICKQSTSNNISSCFKHAASDNSIMETINNVIQQSLQMTQKKDRKNKNGEKPEKSKKEANTLSTVKKVTKKVDLMKELTSEKLSKISSKCGLSKSKADTRTKLRAHDKNKPKGKGKSKVHETKVKDNGKKHDSTTKVKSKDVCEIGKKAALIKKKRKSTKKVYVKKSASKVEECTVGSENLILTRKTFLKPKWSNGWSWEGYPFEAKVYLTNEESAIRRCYASMKHESGDVLRPRDCVLLKSGLRKADLPFVAKIAALWENPDDGEMMFSLLWYYRPEHTEQGRTQYDTEDEVFASRHRDANSVACIEDKCYILTFNEYCRYRKNLRRIEEGLESPGLIVPPGDQIYPRENRQPPIPVPSDMVLFCRRVYDYRGKKLVKNPG